Proteins from a single region of Carassius auratus strain Wakin linkage group LG36F, ASM336829v1, whole genome shotgun sequence:
- the LOC113068127 gene encoding metalloproteinase inhibitor 3-like: protein MSATVTLALLFFLSVALNEQVTEGCRCLPRHPQQQFCASDTVIRAKVVGKVNSTIPELTAYDIQTVEIFKHLDMKKIQVIYSSQTSCGISLQKDEYLLAGHVKDGRVLVDLCDLVKPWKELSRVQKLYLSKYQKGCVCEISPCTGESCLTEILQKKCLIRVNNSFSLNDEEALQSICLPDNNGFCSWRKFK from the exons ATGTCTGCTACTGTGACTCTAGCGCTGCTGTTCTTCTTGTCTGTGGCACTGAACGAACAGGTGACCGAGGGATGCAGATGTTTACCGAGACACCCTCAACAGCAGTTCTGCGCGTCTGATACAG tGATTCGAGCCAAAGTCGTTGGAAAGGTGAACAGCACTATCCCTGAATTAACTGCATATGATATCCAGACTGTTGAG ataTTTAAGCACTTAGATATGAAGAAAATTCAGGTCATCTACAGCTCTCAAACTTCATGTGGCATCAGTCTGCAAAAGGACGAGTATCTGCTGGCAG GACATGTCAAGGACGGCAGGGTACTTGTTGATTTATGTGACCTTGTGAAGCCTTGGAAAGAACTCTCCCGAGTTCAAAAGTTGTACCTCAGCAAGTATCAGAAAGGCTGTGTCTGTGAG ATCTCGCCCTGTACTGGAGAGTCCTGTTTGACCGAGATCCTTCAGAAAAAATGTCTGATAAGAGTCAATAATTCATTCAGTCTTAATGATGAAGAGGCTCTTCAGTCTATTTGCCTGCCAGACAATAACGGCTTCTGCAGTTGGCGAAAATTTAAGTAA